A DNA window from Gemmatimonadota bacterium contains the following coding sequences:
- a CDS encoding LemA family protein, giving the protein MSARWVCIALLLSLPACGYNRIQELDERADETRGNIDTELLRRNDLIPNLVATVDEAAAFERETFTEVARARAGLTRAREQVAAAVQGGAAAQELSRASQAVSENLRLFLNVAVEAYPTLRANQNFVALQDELTETENRIAVARRDYNEAVRTYNTYIRQFPQLLTAKVVGAERRQPFEAPVGAQQPPEVRFRREAEPGR; this is encoded by the coding sequence ATGAGCGCACGGTGGGTGTGCATCGCGCTGCTCCTCTCGCTGCCGGCCTGCGGCTACAACCGCATCCAGGAGCTGGATGAGCGAGCCGACGAGACGCGCGGCAACATTGATACGGAGCTACTGCGCCGCAACGACCTGATCCCCAACCTGGTCGCAACGGTGGACGAGGCCGCGGCCTTCGAGCGGGAGACGTTCACGGAGGTGGCGCGTGCGCGGGCCGGGCTGACCCGGGCGCGGGAGCAGGTAGCGGCGGCGGTGCAGGGAGGCGCGGCGGCGCAGGAGCTGAGCCGGGCGAGCCAGGCCGTGAGCGAAAATCTGAGGCTGTTCCTGAATGTGGCCGTCGAGGCCTACCCCACGTTGCGGGCCAACCAGAACTTCGTAGCGCTGCAGGACGAGCTGACGGAGACAGAAAACCGGATCGCGGTGGCGCGCCGGGATTACAACGAGGCGGTTCGCACGTACAACACCTACATCCGGCAATTCCCTCAGCTCCTCACGGCGAAGGTGGTGGGTGCGGAGCGGAGGCAGCCGTTCGAGGCGCCGGTCGGTGCGCAGCAGCCGCCCGAAGTCCGGTTCCGCCGGGAGGCCGAGCCGGGCCGCTGA